The nucleotide window CACAACCTTGAGATCACACTTCTCATCCTCTGGGTCATATGTTACGTTTGTTTTGAATTCAGCCACGTTGGCATAGACGGCAACTTCGATGCCGGATTGGATGTGTGGTGTATAATCAGACATCATGGTGGCGAAAGGGGACTCAGGTTGGACGACTTCAACGCCGAGGTGGGCGCCCACGCGGAGAGCTGCGGAGAGGGCGACATTGGCGGATTTTAGAGTGACAGGGAGGAACTCGAAGCTGCCACCGTTGCTGAGGGGTGAGTCAGTGTGTGAGGATGGCAAGAAAGATTGGAGGGGGGCTTACATCGTCAAGTCTGAGACGGTGTCTCCGAAGAGGGCGATGTCGATACCAACGCCGTCGTCGAGCTTAATATGAAAGCCACTGCTGATATCCACTGCTCCTTTGACAGAAAGAAGTAGATCGACTGTTAGTACTGCGCCGAGCTGCAGGTACTTGCCCATCTTAACTCCAACAGGGGTTTGGGTAGCAAAGAGCGTGACTTCGTATGTTGCGCCCGCACTAAGTGATGTCTCCAGCTCGAGATAGAGCTCCATATCGTCGAATTGGAAATGCAGGTTCGCGTCTGGAACGGGTGGGACATCGATGTCGAAAGCCAGATCAATGGTGGGGAAGTCGAAATCTGAGGCGTCGATTCCATCCTTGAGGTTGTCCTTAACTTGGTTTACATAGTCTCCTATGTAGTGGTCGAATTTATCTGTGAAGTTGCGAACAGTGGAGTTTACTGCGTCGATGGATTGCTCGATCAATTGGCTGGCGTTGAAGTCGCCGCTGATTTTGAGTTCAGCAGTAGCGGATCCCCTGACATAACATGTCTGACATATGACTTCGAGACCAGCCTCAATCTCTGTAGTACCATTCTGGTGGTCTAGGGAAGGGTTCTGCGGAAGTTCCCTGGGAGTGATGTATCAGTCGCTGATTGAGGTTGAAGTGTAGTTGTTGTCGTATCTACTTACACTGATAGCAAAGTAGCGCCGCTCCAGCTCCTTGCAATAGACATCTCAGCTTTGTAGTCTTCGCGTTTTTCCAAGCTAGCTACAGCGAGACCTCGCCTGATTGCGCGGTAGGTATCTTCCACTGTGTGACCAGGCGCATTGCGGACTTGAATGGAAGCATCCAGCGGCGTTGTTGCAGCATTTGTCACAAAGCTTGCATACAAGAGTAGTAAGACATGGAAAAGCGCCATTGCTGAAGTGAAGAGATAAAGGCAAATCGCTGGACTTCTATTGGAAGATGGTCTAAGCGCAAGACCAAAAGCCCTTGAGTTGTTACTCCAGAGACCAAACCAAACGTACCAACTTATACTTTTGCATCAGTACCCCGCAACACCACGACCATGTAATGTTGGACAGCATGAGGCTTTGTGGCGTTGCAGACATGGGGGCCGGATCTGCGGGATGCGACCGAAGATGCATCAGTGTGATACTTCGCCATGGACACCGCACCAGGTGTGGTGGTATGGTAAGGAAGTAGATCCTCCAGACATGTATTCACTTCGTTCTGATTCAGACCAGATGCATCGGACAGTACTTCTCCATTGGGTCGTGAAGGTACTGAGACATGCAGCTCCTACCAACATGCAGGAACGGCTTTTACCCAAACTACAAATTCTACAGGCATCTAGACTATAGCACGCATGTACAACCCTAGGGCTACGTTTTCGCATACGGAAGAATATGCAATCCCATGTCAATGAGCCACGGAGATACACTCATTCTACACTTTGAAGGTCTCAGCCTTGCGACCACGCCGCAAAAAAGCGAGCGACCCCCATCCGAAATGCGGCCTCGTTTCAGCCCCGGCATTAGACCACATCCTCTTAGAGATAAGATAACTCGGCGCAGTACATTTCTGTGTACTATTTCCGGTACCACATACCCACGACGTCGGAACTCCCGTCTAAGCCTTCAAACATACATGTGGGCTGAGTGACATACCATACCTACGCAGGTATCCCGCAGCAGCCACCAATCCAGATAATACATGAGGGATTTCTACCAAGACCCCTGGCTAATAAGTCACTGTCGATTTGCGGCGCAGCAGTACTGCATGGCACTGTTTCTGAGCAACATGCTGCAGCTCGTGATCACCAATCCCCCGCGCGTTTCGAATTAAAACGCACGGTGCAGGACACAGCCTTCCGCTGGCGGGTGTTGCGATTCTTCTCTGGTGTTTTGTAGATTGCGGCACGGTTGCGTTTGCGAATGAGCAGTTGTGTGGTAGTTTAGCCGGCTGGCGGAGTGTGTTTGGGGATTTACGTTTGAGATACTCGATTTTGTTGTTTTGGGTTGGAGGTCACGCTGTTCTCCAGGTACTCCTGCTTTGCAAGGGATATTCATGTATCATCTAGTCTATGGCTGTGCTGCGATGAAAGAAATTGGAAGCATACAAGATCGATGAGTGAATGGGGGATCGGCGACAAAGACAGCTTGCCCAGGTAGTATCAACTTCACTACAACACAAGTATATCACCTCAACACAATCCCTTTGGTGGGAACAGTAAAGTATTCCTACTCCAAGCCGAGATTCGAACAGACGTGGCAGTAGTAGTAACCATGGTGGAGAAAGCAAGAGATCCGGCAACCGCCGCATCTTTCCCAGACAGACCTGCCTGGCGCTAAACCCCTTCCCTCCAGGGTCTCTTGGCACTCGAACGTCACATCCAGCACCTAGCCCAGCGTTTCAAGCCTCACAACATACACACAAATCCCACATCACACCCATCCTCCTGCCTCCCACATTCGCGCTATCCGCCAAGCCAACGCCACGCCGCGCCTCCGGTATCCAAGTGACCACACCCGCCACCCAAACCGCGACGAGGAAAGCCCAACGCGCAACTTCCAAGCGACCAGACGCAACAATACTGTGTCGAGCACACGCCTACCACCCCAACCTCCACTGAAAATCGGCGAAAGGACTAGCCCAACATGTCGCAAGCCTACGAGCGTGAACAGCAAAACAACTCTCGTCTGGACGAACTCGCGTCCAAAGTGTCTGCCCTCCGCGGCGTGACGATAGATATTTATGATAATGCGAGGGATCAGGGTGTTATTGATAGTACTGTATGCCTTCACTTTCCACTTTTCCCTTCCCTATTCTCCTCCAATTCTCACCCTTCTCCTTCCATTCCCCCTTCCAACTCTCGAACCCCAAATCCCGAACTTCCAACCAAACTTGAACCAAATGCTAATGTAGAGTCGAATAGTCCGATACTTTCTCATCCTTCTCAACCACGCTCAAGGGCTCAGCAACACGATTGACAAGAATGGCGTCGTCGGGGAATAAAGTTGCGATATTAAAACTTTCGGGAATGATAATAGCGGGGGTTGCGGTGCTGTATTGGATGTGGCATTTGATTTTTTGAGGGAGGCTGGTTGTGTTTTTGCAGGAGACATAGGCTGGCTGAGGAAAGATGAGAAGGAGGAGGGGGAGGGCTTGATATGCAGGTTATGGTCAAGAGATGGAGGAGCAAGCACATTTCAGAGGGGTTCTTTGGGGTATCTCATACGCCGGGTGCGTTGGGTGCGATAATTGAGGGCAGTCAATATTGTGGCAAATCATTTCCACGGGAAAAACAGATGCATGTAATTTCCTCTTGCATGTTCGGCGTTGGGGAAACGAGTCAAAGGGGTTGAGGCGTTTCTTGGTTTCGTAGTTGCAATTCAGTTCAGCAGCGGTCTATAAGAATTATATCATGTACAATACACAAAACCCAAATTTGGCATCTTTCCAATGCATGGTCGGGTTGCATTAGGAGTGCAACACGCTATTATGCAAGCCCATCACTCCCAAACATTAGAAAAGAGATCGTCACTTGCACCGCCAAATCCTCCTGCAGGCTTGCTTTGAGTGGTCGTAGTATGTGTCGTTGTGGTTTGTGTGGGTGCTGCGCTGCTCCAGCCCCCAAAGTCGTCATCTTGTGCAACAGCCGGCGCACCCCATGAAGAAGTCGATGCCTGGGTATGTGACGCGGTAGCATTAGTTGCAGGCTGACTAGGCGCAGGAGATGACCAAACGTCATTACCGCCCCAGGCATCCATGTTGGAGACACCAGAATAGTTCACTGCTGCGGGCGCGGGGGCGGCCTTGGGAGCAGGGGTCGGTGCAGGTGAAGACAGGTTGAAGGCATTGTTGACTGGTGGAGATGTGGCGGGCGCAGATGGCATGGACAAGTCGAGTAGGTCGTTCATTCCGGACATAGATGAGGCTGCAGGCTTGGACGGCGCCGGCGAGGAGAAGGAGCCAAAGTCACCCAGACCACTGGATGGGCTCATGGTGCGTTGCGACTGAGCCGGCGCTGCAGGTTTGGAGTCAAAGAAGTTGCCTCCGCCCCCGAACATATTGGACGAAGATGTCGCGGGAGGCGATTTCGTGCTAGAGAAGCTGTCGAGGCCAGAGAATGGAGATGGCTTGGGTGCTGGAGCTGCGTTGAAGGAAAGGCTGCTGAAAGCATCATTCATGCCACCAAAAGACGACTGCTGGGGGGACGTCTGCGCTGGCGGAGAAGCCATTCCACCAAACGAGTCTCCACGTGCATGTTGCTGTGGTTGTGATGCTGCCGCAGGTTTCGAGGCGTATAGCGACAAGATGGACTGCTTGAGGTCCGGTCTTGACGGTGCTGCAGCCGCGGGGCCTGTACTGGATGGTCGAGGGGGCGCCGCAGACGACCCTCCACCCAGGAAGTCTAGACCTAGCAATGAATCTCCTGCTTTGTGCTGTTTGGGCGGGGCTGTCTCCGCCTTTGGGGGCCCTCTTGCTGCCACTGGCGGTCCGGTGCTCGGTCGCTGAGGAACGGGGTCGTCGCCGAACAGGTCGATGGCCGGTTGGGGCTGCGCTTGACGAGGAGGCTGACTGGAGCCTTGGGCGAGACGTTGCGAAGCCGAGCGTTCAATTTGTACCTTTTCCTGGACCTTCTTCAGTGGCTGCTACATTGTTAGTCACTGCCCCTTTTCCAATGCAACACTGTCCCAGGTACTTACCACATCGTCATCGTCAGCTTCCAGAGTCGACGGATCCGGTATAGGCCCGTCCATGACCCAGCGCTTCGATTCATACTTTGTGCGGATAAAGTTCTCAATCTTTGCCTCGGACGGGACATGGCCAGGCGCCAACTTGGACTCCCAGTACTTGTTCGCCCGCGCATTTCCCCACTTCAGCACACTCTGCAATTGCTCATCGGTCCAGGTATCGAGGTCGACGGACTTGACTTTGCTGATATGCGTTCCCATGCCACGGTGGATACCCGAGCATCGAATGCAGATAAAGACGCCGAGGTTCCAGCTCGCCCATCGCGGATCTGGAATAGTCGTTAGTGAGATCGCATCACAAAAATGCACAAAGACATCGTACGCTTGTTCCTCTTGCAGTCTGAGCATGTCTTGTTGCCTTCGAGCTTGACCAAGTTCTTCAACGTCGCCCGATTCTGTTCCGCCCGATCAGCGGCAGGGTTGGGCCGTCGAGACATTGTGGGGCAGGCAGCTGGGTGTGGAGGTTGTATTCGGGTCGCGCAGGTGTATAATGTGGTATATAGTAGTCGCGTGGGTAGAGGAAGAGTGCAGCCTCGCGATCGCACGTGTCAAGGTCGAGGGATGTGGGTGAGTGGGGTTCAAGGTTGGGTTCTCTTATTCGTGCCTGAAGCGTTTGATGTTCCTTACCAATGACGCTTGTCTTGGCGCTACATACCGCCTCTCACATGTCTGGGAATTCCGTGGATACTAAGCTGATGCGTTGGTGGTGCGTTGGTAGAGATGACTTGAGGACTGCAATTACTTGTATGCATTTGTGACGTATGCAGTATGTTGCTGAACGAGCCAGACAGCGACAGCCCTGCTGGAACTCAATGAATTGTTGTTTGCGAACGCCTACCTGGGTATCACAATGATAGTAACTATGCTACAATATAGTACAGGGAAAAGCTCACTCCAAGTAATGCAACGGATCTTTTTAAGCAGGATGGAAACGCCAGTCATCCCAGTCTTCATCGTCGGACTCGCTCTCTCCGTCTTCGTCGACATTAGGGGCCGCTGGTGCAATGTTCACCACGTCCACTGAACGAAGAGACGTGGATCGCAGTGCCTCCCTCTTTTCCCG belongs to Pyrenophora tritici-repentis strain M4 chromosome 10, whole genome shotgun sequence and includes:
- a CDS encoding putative snare complex subunit protein — translated: MSQAYEREQQNNSRLDELASKVSALRGVTIDIYDNARDQGVIDSTSDTFSSFSTTLKGSATRLTRMASSGNKVAILKLSGMIIAGVAVLYWMWHLIF
- a CDS encoding GTPase-activating protein that regulates ARFs (ADP-ribosylation factors), with protein sequence MSRRPNPAADRAEQNRATLKNLVKLEGNKTCSDCKRNKHPRWASWNLGVFICIRCSGIHRGMGTHISKVKSVDLDTWTDEQLQSVLKWGNARANKYWESKLAPGHVPSEAKIENFIRTKYESKRWVMDGPIPDPSTLEADDDDVPLKKVQEKVQIERSASQRLAQGSSQPPRQAQPQPAIDLFGDDPVPQRPSTGPPVAARGPPKAETAPPKQHKAGDSLLGLDFLGGGSSAAPPRPSSTGPAAAAPSRPDLKQSILSLYASKPAAASQPQQHARGDSFGGMASPPAQTSPQQSSFGGMNDAFSSLSFNAAPAPKPSPFSGLDSFSSTKSPPATSSSNMFGGGGNFFDSKPAAPAQSQRTMSPSSGLGDFGSFSSPAPSKPAASSMSGMNDLLDLSMPSAPATSPPVNNAFNLSSPAPTPAPKAAPAPAAVNYSGVSNMDAWGGNDVWSSPAPSQPATNATASHTQASTSSWGAPAVAQDDDFGGWSSAAPTQTTTTHTTTTQSKPAGGFGGASDDLFSNVWE